The Candidatus Methylomirabilota bacterium genome contains a region encoding:
- a CDS encoding ABC transporter substrate-binding protein: MTERRRFLAKASGTMAAVAAAAMTDAPRVIAQPKIQWRMSTGWTATLDLLQGAAQRLAKIVEEM, translated from the coding sequence ATGACCGAGCGACGCCGGTTCCTCGCGAAGGCCAGCGGCACGATGGCGGCGGTTGCGGCTGCCGCCATGACCGATGCCCCTCGCGTCATCGCCCAGCCGAAGATCCAGTGGCGGATGTCCACTGGCTGGACCGCGACGCTCGATTTGCTCCAGGGCGCCGCCCAGCGACTGGCAAAGATCGTCGAAGAGATG